The genomic window CCACGTGgacaccgccgcccgccgccgtgtctccaccacctcctcctcctcctcgtcgccctctGTTTCGCTGCCCtgaaaaccgccgccgccgctcccagtacaggaggcaccggagaaggaggaggcggcaTCGCCAGCGTCACCGGCAGCATCATGGTACGCCGATTTCTTTAGTACTTCCATTCGATTCAGCAGCATAGTGGCGCAGCGTGGCGATTGAGTTGAGACCAACGAAATGGTCTCGTCGTCGATTGAAAAAGAATCAGATGGCGAGCGAGCTCATTGATAGACCAGCAAGTGGCCTTTCGTGAACGATAGTGATTGCTCGGCGATTAGCGAACTGCGTAGTACGCTACTAGCTTGGCTTCGTACTATGCTACTGTTCATGTCGTGACCTTGCCTCTCTGGTTGGCAGTTGGCACCAGCGAACTGTCGGCTTCCTGGAGTGCCCTACTGCAGTTAAGCCGTCAAGGCCGGCTGCTATTTTTTCTTTCAGGTGGTGGGGGTGCCAAATTGCGGATGAATGATGAGATTGCGCGACAGGAACACGCATTTGTTGTAGTGTTTTTGGCATTTCACAGCTGACTCCGGCCTTACCACTGTATTATGCAGGCACTTCAGTTTTTTTTTTAGTTTGGACTGTGGCAATATGGGCAATAAATATAGCTGGGCCTACTGTTGGATTTCTTCATTAGATTAGTTGGAAACGGTGTGCTCAAATTTCTGACTACATGTGTTCTTTTGAGTTTGCTAAAAAAAATGTGTTCTTTTGAGTTTGCTAAAAAAATGTGTTCTTTTGAGGATAAGAAGTGATCAGGTTTAATGGTGTACATGCCACATGCCACTACTAACTAGGCGTTGCTCTCACGGAGTCACTTTTTCTCTTCCAGATTTATGTTTTTTCCGTGATTGTCTAGTGTCGAACCATAAGGTCAGAATTGATTCATGTACAATTCACTCTTAGCAAAGCTTTCTTATGGTTTATTATATTGTGGAAACAGACATGGGCCACGTGGCCACCAAAATGCGCATGGTTACCCTTGCGAATGAGTGGGAAGAGTCACTCATATACTCTTGTATCCAAATACCACAAGATTTGGAAGGCATGGACTTCTCTTCTGTTAAATATAGCAATGTTCTTCTCAATTTTTGATTACTGGGCCTATCGATTTACCTCTATATTTTCATGACACGAAGGATGCTATTTCTGCAAAAGATATTTCGAGAAAAGAACCGGTAGGCGGTGTGATTGCCTTGAAGGAGTCCATGAAGTACTTCGATGCTGATTTTTTCAACGATTCAAAAGTAATTACGAAGGGTTCCCTTATAGTTTTCATGTCCTGATGTGTTAATATTTTTTTCCAATGATTATGGTGTTAACATTGTTGTTTTATCCACCTATACTCTGCTTGGTTCTGCCAGCTACGTGAGATGGAAAACGGCGCAAAAGAATTTAATGTGCCTGCATTTAGAGAAAACCGAAGGTTGGTGGCTATGAAGGATGGTGGATTGCATGACCCTTCTGTTCTAGTCTTCAAATCATCATGGAGTAGCAAAAGCAAAGTCAAGGAGAGTGAAATGTTCGACTGTCCTCAAACCTCTATGACACAGCGTCCTAGTAATGATGAAGATATTGCCTTTATGTCGGTCAGTTTTATTAACCATTTTATCATACATTGGTTATGGACTTCAAATGAGTTTCTTTTGATTCGACAATCTCCATGTCAGATAATTGAGCTCGGGGAGCTTTTTAGGACAAAGAAAATAACATCACATGAACTTACTGACGTATTTTTAAGGAGATTAAAAAGGTTTGGCTTTATTTTCTTCCTCACATTTTTCACATGGACTTATATGAGTATGACATTAGACTGAGAATTATTTCTTAATCATGTAGTGGTTTGATATTTTCATTAGGTATGGTGCTGTTCTTGAATCTGTTATTACATACACTGAAGAATTAGCATACAAGCAAGCAAAAGAGGCAGATGACTTGCTGGAGCAAGGAAAATACCTTGGTATATGAGAAATCTTCTTGGAATTATAATATGGCTATTTGATTTTTCCTAAATCTTTTGTTCCATCGATAACATTTTTCGGTATACATAGCTTCCTGTTGAGATTGATTCTCGCTTTATTGAGGAGGTGTGGAACAAAATGATGTTCAGTAGTATCTTGCGCTAGTTCAACCTTTTACAAGTGTTTTAAAACTCCAAAGGGGGAAGTCTCTCGATTATGTGAAATTAGTTGCAAGCAAGGCCATCCACTGTCAGTACTATGCTAATACATAAATGTTGTACTGACAACTTCTCATACTAGGTCCCTTGCATGGCATTCCATATGGCCTGAAAGATATAATTGCAGTGCCACAATACAATACAACTTGGGGCTCAAAGACATTCAAGAATCAAGTTATTGATATGGAAGCTTTTGTATACAAAAGGTTTGTTCATTTCTCCTGCAGCATAGTGTTTAAGCAATGTTTGTTTTTGAAATAAAACTGCGAGGGAGACCCCTACAGTATGAACAGGCGCCCAAATTCACGTCCTATGGTCACTTCTGTGTTTAAGCGGTGTTCTGAGTGCCATGTGTATCATCCTTTCACAGATTGAAGTCCGCTGGGGCAGTCCTTGTAGCGAAGCTTGTGACAGGTTCACTCGCCTATGATGATATATGGTTTGGGGGGAGAACACGAAACCCATGGAACATTGAGGAATTTTCTACTGGTTCATCAGCAGGGCCAACTGCTAGCACCAGTGCAGGTTTACTTGTAAACATATTTGCACCTGTAACCAGACGAATAATATGTTATACTAAATGAAACTTCTTTTCGCTCTCCTAGGAATGGTTCCCTTTGCAATTGGTTCGGAAACAGCAGGATCCATAACATATCCTGCAGCTAGATGTGGAGTAACTGCTTTGCGCCCATCATTCGGAACAGTTGCACGGACCGGTGTCATGAGCCTTTCTGAGAGTCTGGTATGTTCATGCAAATTATTCATTTTTCCCTTCCAGATTGGATTCAGTCTTGTAAATGATGAGTTTATTATCGTAAAATGGCAGGACAAACTCGGTCCTTTCTGCAGAAGCGCAGCAGACTGTGCTATTGTATTAGATGCAATCCGTGGCTCAGATCCTGGTGATCCCTCGTCTCGTGAAATTGCTTTAGAGGACCCATTTCATGTCGACATCACAAAACTCACTGTTGGATATCTTGACAGCGCTGAGATGGAGGTAACTGGGATCCTAAATGTGTTCGGCAATCTGGTTCATGCAATGAGATTGCTCGTTCCTGATCTGATCCTGGGATAAACTTTGTTCTTGATTTCATAATACCAGGTTGTCAAGGTCCTTTCCGCCAAGGGCGCTAAGTTTGTGCCTTTCAAGTTGAACTACACTGTCGAATCAGTTCAATCCATTCTAAACATCACGATGGACGTCGATATGCTTGCACATTTTGACAACTGGCAACGCGAAGGACACGACGATGACTATGAAGCTCAAGATCAATGGCCGGTGGAGCTTCGTCGTGCACGATTAGTCCCAGCAGTCGACTATGTACAGGTGATATACCAAGGAAACCAAACACAATGACAATACCTATTCACTGTACCCGAACGATTAAGGAGTTGTGACAAACAGGCACAGAGAGCGCGGGGTAGGCTGATCAGGGAGGTCCGGGAGAGCTTCACGGTTGACGCGTTCATCGGTAATGTGACCGACTGGGAGCTCGTTTGTCTGGGAAACCTCGTGGGGTTGCCCATCGTCGTGGTGCCTACGGGCTTCAAGAGCATCGAACACCCACCAAAAGGCAACACAAGGAGACGAACCACAGTGACGACGGGTATATATGCTCCCCCTGACCATGACCACATTGTAAGCTTTTTTCTTGTCCCAGGACATCTTACTTATCTTGAGCAACGGCACTACTAGAGTTGACAGCAAGAAACTTGTTGACACGAGGAACGGTGATGATGCTGGCCATGTTTGTGTGTTTTGAATTTGATCGCAGGCTCTAGCGCTGGCGATGGCGTACCAGTCTGTCACCGATCACCACAAACAACGGCCACCGATTGACGCAAATTAGAAAATACACAAGTAATTAGCCGGCTGATGAAAGTATTGAGAAGAAAGCTCCGTGTGCTGTTTCCCTTGAGACAAATAAGATATTTCTACGGCGGCAGAGGGCCATAGATTGTGAGTTACATCGGGGGGATGCATGGATCCTCGCTGGAGCGACAGGCCACAAATTCTGCCATTGATTGGAGAGAAGTGCAAACTGGAGTGGGGGCAAATCAGTGGAGTGATGGTACTTCTTGTGTAATAGTAGATCTGAAAACTTTAAGCATTTTTCCTTGAAAAATGCAAGCAAACTCTCGTGAGATTTGTAAACTTTGGTGGGGGCCCTGGCCCTTGTTGAGCTCTATGCAGATCCGTCTCTGCAAAGACCAAGTTTTTTTGTCATGGCCAAAATATTGGCAGGATATCTTTTATCCACAATTCATATACAACAGAGTGAAGTGCACTGTAGGTCCCTAAACTATTCGAGGGGTGTCAACcaggtcctcgaactatgaaaatcgACATGTGGGTCCTCGAACTATTGTAAGTGTCTCAGTCACGTCCAAAACCTGCCCGACCCAGTCTGACCTACCGTTGACTGTTGCCACGTCGGACAGGGGTAACGGAGGTGGATGGATATTTACAAAAAACACCCCGAATCGTTTCAGATCTCCATTCCCCAGTCCttgcctcttcttctccttctctcccGATCTCTCTCACGGCGATTTGGGGGCGGCGGCGCCATGGTTCGGAGCTGGAGCGCGTCAGCGAGCTCTTCCTGGCCGCCTTCCTCTGACCCTGAGGCTGGTGCATCTCTCCCTCTACTTAAGTGCTGCACGTGCGGCTGGAGGCAAGTGATTCGTCTGGTTTCCAAATCTGACAGGAATCCAGGACGGGTTTTCTTCAAATGCCCTAATCACAAGGTCACTTTCGTTGTTTGAGTTAGTCTTCACTTTCGAATCAATAAGATTTCTCAAATTTTCTGCTCtttgtttgcttgtttttttttgttttttttatttggcAGAGAGGGTCACATGGATCTTGTGACTGCTATCACTGGATAGATGAATATTTGGATCTTGTTTTGTGCCATGGTTATAATATtcctgaagaggaggtggagtACATTGCAATGATTTCCAAGCCCTATCTGGACAGGGAGATGACAACCAAAGGAACGAAGCCAAACATTCGTGCTAGTTTCATAGAGAAAGATAGCAGGGTAGAAAGTGTGGTCAAGAAGATTAGCAACATTCCTGGAAATCAGATGAGCCAGATTGCTGAAGATATCAAGCTTCAGTTGGATCTTGTTGTAGGCATAGGTTGGAAGATTCTGCTTGTTTGTACCATGATTCTTGCCGTGAACTTGTATGCTGTTGTAATGAAGTAGGAGCTGAAATGTGTTTTTAGTTGCCAAATGTGCAAGAAACATTGGCAGTGAACAATGTATGGTGCATGTAGCGATGACATTATGAAATATTTCCAGAATGTGCTTTGCAATATTCCCAGAATGTGTAAGCATGACAAATTTTGGCAAGCATTTCATCACATTTTTAACAAGCACTATCATAACAGGTTGTTCACAAAAGACATACATAATTGGCATGAAATCAATCATCATTGATTAGCTGAATGCATAACAAGTTTTGTCACAAAAGAGGAGTGCATCCAAAAGAGAGGGACAGTAGCATCTATCATAGCAGGTTGTTCACAAAGGACACATATGCACTCCATACGCTATTACAAGGTGTGGATCAAAACCTACAGCCAAGACATGGGCATGAGCTCAGGTTTCCTTCAACACCTCAAGGAGCTTTTCTCTCTATGCATTAATCTTTATGCACTTTCTTTGCCTTTGTTCTTCTGGCCTGTTTTGCTGCTTCAGTTACACCAACAGCAGCATCTGTTTGGGAGGCTTGAGTGGCTGCTCTAGGAGGCACAAAGGCTTGCCTAACAGCCGCTTTAGGAGTTGTCTTTTTCTTCTTAGTTTGTAGCTTTTTCTTCAGAAATTGTGCACTGGTTGTAGCCCTGGGCACTGGCAGCTCATCTCTCCTCGATGCAATGAAAGAGCACTCAGGAAGTGGTCCTGGTGGTGCATCAGGTGTTACTTGAGGTGCTTCAACCTACACAATTGACACCAcggatacatccgtttgagcgacaagtatttccggacagataAATATGTAAACAACATTTCCTTGGAACAAATGCTAACCTCTTGGAATAATGTTGACAGCACCGAACATGTGTGTGAACTATCCTCACCAGGTATCTAATTTCAAATGTAAAACCATGTCAATTCATTGCATTTGGATACAATACAAGTAGGCATTCAAGCATGGTTAGTTCAGTACCTGTGTGATGGTCATCTCAGTGCATTGGGAGTCCTGTGCAGTAGGTGCTTGAAGCAAATTTCTTCTCACAGGTAGTTTTTCTAGTGCAGGCACTCTATCAGATGGATGTAGTACAGTGCATTTTCTTCTATTGTGTTCTGTGGAGTTGCAGACACTGCAATGCATTATTACTCCATGCTTGCTAAACCTAGTGCCTTCATCCTTCTCTGAAGGGTGAActattctcttcttctttttcctgcCTGCCTTCTTCTCATACTTTGGAGGTTCTACCGGAGGACCATTTGTTTTCTGCCACTCAGCTGGATCTCTGCAAGGCATGATGACATGTCCATATGCCAACCTATATGCCTCAATACTATAGCAAGCAGCCACTTTGTCCTCTGGTTTAATTCTCTCAAACCTCAAACAAGCAATACTATGGCTACAAGGAATCCCTGTCAGCTACCACCTTCTGCAACTACATTTGTTCTTGAGAATACCAACAACATATTCATTTTCACGGCTCATTACCTTGAACACGCCTTTGCCAGCAGGACGTTCATGGCAACTTTTTGCCCATTCAATGTTTTTGTCAAGTTTTTTCTTGATCTTTGTGCATAATGGTAGTTGAGACCAGTCATCCTCACATTGCTTTCTATTTGTATACCATCTTGTCATCAACTGCGCCTTGATCTTCCTCAACATGCTTAGAATTGGTAACTCCCTTGCATCAAGTATCCATTTGTTGAAGACCTCACAACTGTTGTTGAGGAGTAGATCACATTTAGGTAATTCTTCAAAAAATGCCCTACACCATGTGTTAGGGGCAAGGCCATCCAAATATGCCCATGCTTCTAGATTCATCTCCTTCATCTTGTCCATGTTCTTTTTCCATGTAGCCATATTGTTGCTTCTTGCTATTGCCCACAACTGGTTCTTTAATGTTTCACCCTTCCAATTGGCATGGAAGTTCTGGTATAAGTGTCGTACACAAATCCTATGCTCCGAATCAGGGAACATATCGTCCACAGCAT from Triticum aestivum cultivar Chinese Spring chromosome 3B, IWGSC CS RefSeq v2.1, whole genome shotgun sequence includes these protein-coding regions:
- the LOC123071254 gene encoding glutamyl-tRNA(Gln) amidotransferase subunit A isoform X4, whose protein sequence is MRIPRGHRRPPPCLHHLLLLLVALCFAALKTAAAAPSTGGTGEGGGGIASVTGSIMLREMENGAKEFNVPAFRENRRLVAMKDGGLHDPSVLVFKSSWSSKSKVKESEMFDCPQTSMTQRPSNDEDIAFMSIIELGELFRTKKITSHELTDVFLRRLKRYGAVLESVITYTEELAYKQAKEADDLLEQGKYLGPLHGIPYGLKDIIAVPQYNTTWGSKTFKNQVIDMEAFVYKRLKSAGAVLVAKLVTGSLAYDDIWFGGRTRNPWNIEEFSTGSSAGPTASTSAGMVPFAIGSETAGSITYPAARCGVTALRPSFGTVARTGVMSLSESLDKLGPFCRSAADCAIVLDAIRGSDPGDPSSREIALEDPFHVDITKLTVGYLDSAEMEVVKVLSAKGAKFVPFKLNYTVESVQSILNITMDVDMLAHFDNWQREGHDDDYEAQDQWPVELRRARLVPAVDYVQAQRARGRLIREVRESFTVDAFIGNVTDWELVCLGNLVGLPIVVVPTGFKSIEHPPKGNTRRRTTVTTGIYAPPDHDHIALALAMAYQSVTDHHKQRPPIDAN
- the LOC123071254 gene encoding glutamyl-tRNA(Gln) amidotransferase subunit A isoform X2, with product MRIPRGHRRPPPCLHHLLLLLVALCFAALKTAAAAPSTGGTGEGGGGIASVTGSIMTWATWPPKCAWLPLRMSGKSHSYTLVSKYHKIWKDAISAKDISRKEPVGGVIALKESMKYFDADFFNDSKLREMENGAKEFNVPAFRENRRLVAMKDGGLHDPSVLVFKSSWSSKSKVKESEMFDCPQTSMTQRPSNDEDIAFMSIIELGELFRTKKITSHELTDVFLRRLKRYGAVLESVITYTEELAYKQAKEADDLLEQGKYLGPLHGIPYGLKDIIAVPQYNTTWGSKTFKNQVIDMEAFVYKRLKSAGAVLVAKLVTGSLAYDDIWFGGRTRNPWNIEEFSTGSSAGPTASTSAGMVPFAIGSETAGSITYPAARCGVTALRPSFGTVARTGVMSLSESLDKLGPFCRSAADCAIVLDAIRGSDPGDPSSREIALEDPFHVDITKLTVGYLDSAEMEVVKVLSAKGAKFVPFKLNYTVESVQSILNITMDVDMLAHFDNWQREGHDDDYEAQDQWPVELRRARLVPAVDYVQAQRARGRLIREVRESFTVDAFIGNVTDWELVCLGNLVGLPIVVVPTGFKSIEHPPKGNTRRRTTVTTGSSAGDGVPVCHRSPQTTATD
- the LOC123071254 gene encoding glutamyl-tRNA(Gln) amidotransferase subunit A isoform X3 — its product is MRIPRGHRRPPPCLHHLLLLLVALCFAALKTAAAAPSTGGTGEGGGGIASVTGSIMDAISAKDISRKEPVGGVIALKESMKYFDADFFNDSKLREMENGAKEFNVPAFRENRRLVAMKDGGLHDPSVLVFKSSWSSKSKVKESEMFDCPQTSMTQRPSNDEDIAFMSIIELGELFRTKKITSHELTDVFLRRLKRYGAVLESVITYTEELAYKQAKEADDLLEQGKYLGPLHGIPYGLKDIIAVPQYNTTWGSKTFKNQVIDMEAFVYKRLKSAGAVLVAKLVTGSLAYDDIWFGGRTRNPWNIEEFSTGSSAGPTASTSAGMVPFAIGSETAGSITYPAARCGVTALRPSFGTVARTGVMSLSESLDKLGPFCRSAADCAIVLDAIRGSDPGDPSSREIALEDPFHVDITKLTVGYLDSAEMEVVKVLSAKGAKFVPFKLNYTVESVQSILNITMDVDMLAHFDNWQREGHDDDYEAQDQWPVELRRARLVPAVDYVQAQRARGRLIREVRESFTVDAFIGNVTDWELVCLGNLVGLPIVVVPTGFKSIEHPPKGNTRRRTTVTTGIYAPPDHDHIALALAMAYQSVTDHHKQRPPIDAN
- the LOC123071254 gene encoding glutamyl-tRNA(Gln) amidotransferase subunit A isoform X1; this translates as MRIPRGHRRPPPCLHHLLLLLVALCFAALKTAAAAPSTGGTGEGGGGIASVTGSIMTWATWPPKCAWLPLRMSGKSHSYTLVSKYHKIWKDAISAKDISRKEPVGGVIALKESMKYFDADFFNDSKLREMENGAKEFNVPAFRENRRLVAMKDGGLHDPSVLVFKSSWSSKSKVKESEMFDCPQTSMTQRPSNDEDIAFMSIIELGELFRTKKITSHELTDVFLRRLKRYGAVLESVITYTEELAYKQAKEADDLLEQGKYLGPLHGIPYGLKDIIAVPQYNTTWGSKTFKNQVIDMEAFVYKRLKSAGAVLVAKLVTGSLAYDDIWFGGRTRNPWNIEEFSTGSSAGPTASTSAGMVPFAIGSETAGSITYPAARCGVTALRPSFGTVARTGVMSLSESLDKLGPFCRSAADCAIVLDAIRGSDPGDPSSREIALEDPFHVDITKLTVGYLDSAEMEVVKVLSAKGAKFVPFKLNYTVESVQSILNITMDVDMLAHFDNWQREGHDDDYEAQDQWPVELRRARLVPAVDYVQAQRARGRLIREVRESFTVDAFIGNVTDWELVCLGNLVGLPIVVVPTGFKSIEHPPKGNTRRRTTVTTGIYAPPDHDHIALALAMAYQSVTDHHKQRPPIDAN